Sequence from the Natronomonas marina genome:
GACAGCGCCCAGTTCAACTACCACCTCCAGAAGCTGACCGGCCAGTTCGTCCAGAAGTCCGACGACGGCTACGACTTCCGGAGTCCGGGGCGGGCGGTCATCCAGGCAGTACTGTCCGGGTCGCTGAACCGCGACCCGGAACTCGGGCCCTTCGAGGTCGCCGGCGACTGCATCGACTGCGACGCCGGCCTCGAGGCGTTCTACGAGGACGAGCGGCTCCGGGTGGTCTGCCCGGACTGCGGCCGCGGCCACGCCGACTGGCCGTTCCCGCCCGGTGGTCTCGAGGACCGCACCCCCGAGGAGGTGGCCGCGGCGTTCAACCAGCGCGTCCGGCACCTGCTGTGTCTCTCCGCCGATGGGGTCTGCCCCGACTGCAACGGCCGGATGGAGACGACCGTCGACTACGCCGACTCCGAGTCCGACAGCACCGTCGACGTGACCCACTGGTGTCGGCGCTGCGAGAACGAGTCGAGCACCACCGTCGGCATCTCGCTGCTGGACGACGCCGAGGTTGTCTCCTTCTACCGCGACCACGGCGTCGACCTCAACGCCGTCCCGTTCTGGACGCTCCCGTGGTGTGTCGCCGACGACGACACCACCGTCCTGGACGACGACCCCTGGCGGCTCCGCGTCGACGTCGAACTCGACGACGAACGGCTCGAGGTCGTCCTTGACGGCGAACTGACCGTCGTC
This genomic interval carries:
- a CDS encoding winged helix-turn-helix domain-containing protein, translating into MSDAEHASLLDCEECLQPAEAFSVIGNETRLAILEALWEAPERPVTFSELRGRVGMADSAQFNYHLQKLTGQFVQKSDDGYDFRSPGRAVIQAVLSGSLNRDPELGPFEVAGDCIDCDAGLEAFYEDERLRVVCPDCGRGHADWPFPPGGLEDRTPEEVAAAFNQRVRHLLCLSADGVCPDCNGRMETTVDYADSESDSTVDVTHWCRRCENESSTTVGISLLDDAEVVSFYRDHGVDLNAVPFWTLPWCVADDDTTVLDDDPWRLRVDVELDDERLEVVLDGELTVVDSERVPAKAADD